The proteins below come from a single Necator americanus strain Aroian chromosome V, whole genome shotgun sequence genomic window:
- a CDS encoding hypothetical protein (NECATOR_CHRV.G17935.T1) produces MTSLLGLICEATAPVSDMRTRIPIPYCAMDPWIYLEIGYLGGATIEKIEARMDRKASPKLVENFVALCRGDGPSFEMGVRPNFDGSPLYAIDSKRGIISTGDYVLKNGCGGRSSTLSGIVHETDIRTGPASAGSIVMLPMENDATAYNSIFSILTKDMPYVEGKVIGKVTEGLDSLKYIVWKYGTRSGVPRETLIIQGCGQI; encoded by the exons ATGACCTCCCTGCTTGGATTGATATGTGAGGCTACTGCGCCAGTCAGTGATATG AGAACTCGAATACCGATCCCTTATTGTGCGATGGATCCATGGATATATCTGGAAATAGGTTACCTAGGCGGAGCAACAATTGAAaa AATCGAAGCAAGGATGGATCGTAAGGCAAGCCCGAAACTTGTTGAAAATTTCGTCGCACTTTGTAGAGGAGATGGGCCAAGCTTCGAGATGG GAGTTCGGCCCAATTTCGATGGATCACCATTATATGCTATAGATTCGAAGCGTGGAATAATCTCTACTGGTGACTATGTT CTCAAAAACGGATGTGGAGGACGTTCATCCACTTTATCAGGAATTGTACATGAAACTGACATTCGTACAGGGCCAGCTAG TGCTGGATCCATAGTGATGTTGCCAATGGAAAATGACGCGACCGCGTacaattcgattttttctataCTAACAAAAGATATGCCCTATGTTGAAGGGAAAGTTATAGGAAAAGTCACTGAAG GTCTTGATTCTTTAAAATATATTGTATGGAAATACGGTACTCGTAGTGGAGTTCCTCGCGAAACGCTTATAATACAAGGGTGTGGACAGATATGA